The following proteins are co-located in the Eriocheir sinensis breed Jianghai 21 unplaced genomic scaffold, ASM2467909v1 Scaffold1026, whole genome shotgun sequence genome:
- the LOC126988976 gene encoding uncharacterized protein LOC126988976 codes for MAIFEKLIDPNVYDRTFMFVNFPSDRFDVTVSLNINFGGVGFISVASVLKPVVGKNPLHSSRGPATTHYTPPAVPLQPITLLARSRYNPLHSSRGPATTHYTPRAVPLQPITLLARSRYNPLHSSRGPATTHYTPRAVPLQPITLLPRSRYNPLHSSRGPATTHYTPPAVPLQPITLLPRSRYNPLHSSRGPATTHYTPPAVPLQPITLLPRSRYNPLHSSRGPATTHYTPPAVPLQPITLLPRSRYNPLHSSRGPATHDFPLLLIPILSISFRQELPCIFIIFFSSGTAFIRLHFLLPTTLNSFKKRVSGHLSFRN; via the exons ATGGCTATATTTGAAAAATTAATTGATCCGAATGTTTATGACCGCACCTTCATGTTTGTTAATTTCCCTAGCGATCGTTTTGATGTGACTGTTTCTCTGAATATTAATTTTGGGGGCGTGGGGTTCATCTCCGTCGCGTCAGTCCTTAAGCCTGTGGTGGGCAAGAACCCATTACACTCCTCTCGCGGTCCCGCTACAACCCATTACactcctcccgcggtcccgctacaACCCATTACACTCCTCGCGCGGTCCCGCTACAACCCATTACactcctcccgcggtcccgctacaACCCATTACACTCCTCGCGCGGTCCCGCTACAACCCATTACACTCCTCGCGCGGTCCCGCTACAACCCATTACACTCCTCGCGCGGTCCCGCTACAACCCATTACACTCCTCGCGCGGTCCCGCTACAACCCATTACactcctcccgcg GTCCCGCTACAACCCATTACactcctcccgcggtcccgctacaACCCATTACactcctcccgcggtcccgctacaACCCATTACactcctcccgcggtcccgctacaACCCATTACactcctcccgcggtcccgctacaACCCATTACactcctcccgcggtcccgctacaACCCATTACactcctcccgcggtcccgctacaACCCATTACactcctcccgcggtcccgctacaACCCATTACactcctcccgcggtcccgctacaACCCATTACactcctcccgcggtcccgctacaACCCATTACactcctcccgcggtcccgctactcacgactttccactcttgctcatccctattttGTCCATATCCTTTAGGCAAGAGTTACCCTGcatcttcataatttttttcagttctggaacagccttcattcgtctacatttcctcctgcctacgactttgaactcttttaagaagagagtatcaggacacctctccttccgtaaTTGA